GGGGCGAACTTCAACGGGGCATCGGTCTCGATGAAGCGCAATGGCGTCGATATCGCAGTGGCCAAGGAGCCCCTTTCATCGGGTGTGGGCGAAACCACCCTGGTTTGGGTCTACGACGGTCTCGATGCCAATGTCCCGCAAACCCACTCCCGGCCGGGTTCGGACACGACCTATTCCGTGGTGGTCGACGGGGTGACGATCAATGGTCAGAATCAGAAATGGGAATACGATGTCATTGTCTTTGATCCGGACCAGGCGGGCGGCGATTTTGTCGCAACCACCGTGAGCGGTTCGAGCAGTCCGGTGGTCGGCGCGGACAACACCTACTCGGTGGCAACGGCCGGCTTTGCGACCGGCGTGCAATGGAGGAGTCTTCAGAGTGGCGGGGTGACCACAATTCTCGAAGGCGCCGAAAGCGGCACATCGACCGTCGATATCGTATCGACGGCCGGGTATGAGGTGATCGTTTCGAACCCCAGGGTAAGCGGCAGCAAGGCCTTCAATCTCCGGCACAGCGGAGGCAACCAGACGGAATACGTACGGTTGAAAGACACGTTCCTCGCCCGGAGCGACAGTCAGTTTTCCATGCAGCAGCGATTGGCGGCCGTAACCGATGATCAGACGGCGGCCGTGCAGTTGTCCTTCAATGGCGGGGGAAGCTGGAAGACGATCTGGGAGCACAAGGCGGCCGCCCAGAACGGGACGTTCTCACTCGAGACCGTTTCGCTCGGCGACTATGAGGGGCAGACCTTTGAACTGCGCCTGGTCTTTTCGATTGCCTTCGGCAGCTGGTTCAACGGCGGCCAGGTCGGCTGGTACTTCGACGATGTGCAATTGACGAATGTCGAAACGGTGGCGGTGGGGGCGGCCAGTGCCACCATTGAAGGCACGGAATTTCCCTTCAATCCGCCATCGGCCGGCGATTACGGACTCCAGGCCCGCCCCGTGTTCTACAATGACTACCCGCTGGACTGGGGTTCGGTTTTGCCGGTGACCGCCGCGGCCGGCGCCAATGAGGCGCCGCAGATCACGGTCCAGCCGACGGGGGGGACGATCGATGAAGGTGACTCGATTGATCTGACGGTCGTGGCAACCGGCTTTCCGTCTCCCACCTACCAATGGGAAAAAGACGGCGAGCCTGTATCCGGGGCAACCTCGGCCACCTTGAGCCTGACCGATGCGGGTGCGGATGATGACGGCAGCTATACCGTGGTGGTGAGCAATTCGGAAGGAAGCGTGACCAGCGACGCGGCGGTGGTCACGGTCAATCTCCTGGAAGGACCGATGATCACAACCCAGCCGGTGGGCGGAACCTTTGTGGCCGGAACAACCATCCAGTTGACCGTGGCCGCAACCGGCTATCCGGCGCCCACCTACCTGTGGATGAAGGACGGCGATCCCATTCAGGGCGCCACTCTGAACACCCTGGTGCTGACCGATGCGACTGAAGACGACTCCGGCGTCTATGCGGTGACTGTCACGAACAGCGTGGAAAGCGTAGTCAGTGACGATGCGGTCGTGGAGGTTGCCGCCGTCATTGCCCCGGCCATTCTGGTGGATCCCTCCGACGCCACCGCCGAAGCCGGCGGGAGCGCCACCTTTGCCGCCACCGTCAGCGGGACTCCGCCATTCAGCTTCCAATGGTTTAAGGATGGAGAGGCGATCGACGGATCGACCGCTCCGGTCCTTCGGCTATCCGGCCTGGATTCGGGGGATGAGGGCGACTATCGCGTTGAGGTGACCAACGACGCGGGGACAGCCACCAGCGCAACCGCACGCCTGACAGTCAACGTATCGACCTTCGGCGGTGCCTATTTCGGCGGCCCGGACGGTGCATCCGGCACTCTTGGCCTTTGGGTGCGCGGGACCAACACCGCTGTCTTCGCCCTGTATGTGCAGACCGATTCGCGTCTGATCCTCGAAGACCAGGTCGCTGTGGGGGGAGACGGTTCTTTCTTGTTTGAAGGTCCCGAAGGTACCGGGACGGTTTCCGGACAGGTCTCGGGCGATACCGTTACCGGCTCGGTGTCGGGTCTGAGTCTCGGCTTTACCGCCACCCGGTCGGATCCAAACGGATCCACTCCGGGTTTTGCCGGAGCCTATCGTTTGGCCGTCGCAAGAGAATCCGATTCCGATGCGATCCTGATTGCCGGAAGTGACGGGAATGCCGTGGTCTTTGCCCCGAGTCTTCCGGGAGGATACGGTGAGGCGATCGAAGGTCCCTTGTCCCCATCCGGACAGTTTTCGGAGAGCAACCTCGATGGCGTCCAGGTCAATCTTCAGTTCACCAACGGGTCGGTCGCCGGCAACTTTGTTTCGGGTTCGGATACCGGATATCTGGGCAGCTATCGGATGGGAGTGGAACCGCCGCACCTTCTGACGAATATCTCCATGCGCGGCAGTGTCGGAACGGGCGGCGGCATCATGATCGCGGGCTTTGTCGTGGGCGGAACTGGACAGAAACCGATCCTCGTTCGGGCGGTGGGTCCGACGCTCGCCGGATTCAACGTCCAGGATACGATTTCAGAT
This is a stretch of genomic DNA from Opitutaceae bacterium. It encodes these proteins:
- a CDS encoding immunoglobulin domain-containing protein, with product MIVNPRRYGLSLLLVFGSSGLLHAQPTAPSAERNAELRAMREADHPMAADGETLGGFVVDPASREESRTFYRTVFTASEGVDMEWTGSYDSGEKGDTSQAYKDAVRRRINYFRAMVGVPADITFNSTYSSKSQQAALMMSGNDQLSHFPPNSWAYWTADGREAAENSNLAIGSAGPDSVVGYIQDHGSGNTAVGHRRWLFYPQTKVMGTGDVPGIANVSNRRPANSIWVFDGNFGGTRPAVRDSFVAWPPPGYVPYGLIYPRWSVSYPGANFNGASVSMKRNGVDIAVAKEPLSSGVGETTLVWVYDGLDANVPQTHSRPGSDTTYSVVVDGVTINGQNQKWEYDVIVFDPDQAGGDFVATTVSGSSSPVVGADNTYSVATAGFATGVQWRSLQSGGVTTILEGAESGTSTVDIVSTAGYEVIVSNPRVSGSKAFNLRHSGGNQTEYVRLKDTFLARSDSQFSMQQRLAAVTDDQTAAVQLSFNGGGSWKTIWEHKAAAQNGTFSLETVSLGDYEGQTFELRLVFSIAFGSWFNGGQVGWYFDDVQLTNVETVAVGAASATIEGTEFPFNPPSAGDYGLQARPVFYNDYPLDWGSVLPVTAAAGANEAPQITVQPTGGTIDEGDSIDLTVVATGFPSPTYQWEKDGEPVSGATSATLSLTDAGADDDGSYTVVVSNSEGSVTSDAAVVTVNLLEGPMITTQPVGGTFVAGTTIQLTVAATGYPAPTYLWMKDGDPIQGATLNTLVLTDATEDDSGVYAVTVTNSVESVVSDDAVVEVAAVIAPAILVDPSDATAEAGGSATFAATVSGTPPFSFQWFKDGEAIDGSTAPVLRLSGLDSGDEGDYRVEVTNDAGTATSATARLTVNVSTFGGAYFGGPDGASGTLGLWVRGTNTAVFALYVQTDSRLILEDQVAVGGDGSFLFEGPEGTGTVSGQVSGDTVTGSVSGLSLGFTATRSDPNGSTPGFAGAYRLAVARESDSDAILIAGSDGNAVVFAPSLPGGYGEAIEGPLSPSGQFSESNLDGVQVNLQFTNGSVAGNFVSGSDTGYLGSYRMGVEPPHLLTNISMRGSVGTGGGIMIAGFVVGGTGQKPILVRAVGPTLAGFNVQDTISDPQLLVSVLSGPVVDGNDNWEQFPDQAGLDSVRARVGAFQLDAGANDSALVLPLDNGSFTAKVSGVGGVTGISLVEVYDADDLALGPVAAKLSNISMRGSVGTGSRIMIAGFVVDAGYDGNPGVPKQVLIRGVGPTLAGFNVQGTISDPLLRLFNADKELVGENDNWEAADNLDALKAAMTSVGAFDLDEGSADSALLIWLLPGSYTAQVRGVADVTGLALVEVYAVP